ATCCGCACCCCGGCCGACATGGTCAAGGCGCTGGCGCTGGGCGCCGACGCCATCGCCGTCTCCAACGCGGCACTGCAGGCCATTGGGTGCGTGGGCATGCGCGCCTGCCACACCAATGCCTGCCCTGCGGGCATCGCCACCCAGGACCCACTGTTGCGCGCGCGGCTCCCGGTGCCGGCGGCCGCCCAACGACTGAATCGCTACCTGCGCTCCGCGGTGGAGCTGATGGTGGTGCTGGCCCGGGCGTGTGGACATCGCCGCCTGGCCGACTTCAACCTCGACGATCTGACGACATTCGACCGGGACTTCGCCTATCTGTCCGGAGTTCCCTATGCAGGGGCGGTGCCATTGTGACCAGTACAGACCACACTCGCGACGAGATCGATGACCAGCAGCGAAAGTCGTTCTGGCACAGGGTCGCCGATGCGCACGACTTCGCCGACGGCGAGGTCCGGGTCTGCCCGGTCGGAGTCAAGACCGTTGCGGTGACCAAACTGCACGGCCGTTACGGGGCCATCGACAACCGCTGCCCGCATCAGGGTGGGCCCCTCGGGCAGGGAACGGTGGAGAACGACAAGATCCGCTGTCCCTGGCATGGGTTCGACTTCGACCCCTTCACCGGTGCGGCCGCCGGTGGGCCCGATTACGACGTTCCCACGTATGCGGTGGAGGCCCGCGACGACGGCATCTACGTCGCTGCCGATACGCCGCTCCCGCACACCCGGACCGTCAGCGACGTCCTGGTGGAAACGATGACCGAGTGGGGCGTGGACACCGTCTTCGGCATGGTCGGACACTCCAATCTGGGCGTTGCCGAGGCGCTCCGCCGTGCGGAAACTGCCGGGAAGATCCGGTATTTCGGCGTTCGGCACGAGGGCGCCGCGGCCTTCGCCGCCGCTGCCTACGGGAAGCTCACCGGGCGTCCCGCGGCCTGCTTCGGGATCGCCGGGCCGGGTTCGACGAACCTGCTCACCGGACTCTACGACGCCAAGTCCGACCGCGTGCCGGTGCTGGCACTGTCGGGGAACGTCAACTCATCGGTGGCGGGCAAGGGCGCCTTCCAGGACATCGACCTGCTCGCCGCCTTCGACGATGTGGCGGTCTACTCCACCATGGTGCGGGCCGGATCCGAGCACGGCGAGCTCATGACGCTGGCACTCAAGCACGCGATCCTGGAACGCGGGGTCGGCCACCTGGTCATCCCGGACGACGTTCAGGTGCTGGAAGCACCCGATCAACCGGCATCCGGTCCGCACGGCCGGATGCCGGATCTGCGGACCGGGCCGCCCACCGCGCCGTTGCAACAAGCCCTGGAACAGATCGCCGCGGCCACCCGTCCGGTGGTGATCGTCGGCGCCGGCGCGCGATACGACATGGACGCCGTCATCGCCCTCGCCGAGGCTTTGAACGCCCCGGTCCTGACCACCTTCAAGGCCAAGGGGCAGATCTCCGACACCCATCCGCTGGCCTGCGGTGTGCTCGGCCGCTCGGGTACCCCGGTCGCGTCCTGGATGATGAACAAGGCCGACCTGCTGCTCGTTTTCGGGGCCTCATTCTCCGACCACACCGGCATCTCGCCCTATAAGCCGACCGTCCAGGTCGACACCGATCCGCTGGCGCTGGGCCGTTTCCGGCCGGTGACGGTGCCAGTGCTCGGGGATGTCGGAATGTGTTGTGCTGCGTTGCATGCCGGGTTGCGTATGCATCCGGAGGTGGTCGACCAGCGTGCCGAGGTGGCGGAGCGGTGGGCCGTCTGGCGGGGTGAGAAGACGCGGCGGGCGGCGGCGCGCACCGGTCGCGGCGTTCCCGCGGCAGCGGTCATCGAGGCACTCAGCGATGTGGTGCCCGCCGACGCCGTCGTCGCGGTCGACGTCGGCGACCACGCCTACTCGTTCGGGCGGTACTTCGAGACCGAACAGCAGTTGGTGCTGATGTCGGGTTATCTGGGGTCCATCGGCTTCGGCTTCCCCGCCGCCATGGGCGCCTGGGCCGCCGCCCCGGACCGGCCCATCGTGGCGGTCACCGGTGACGGAGGGTTCGGCCAGTACCTGGCCGAGATCACCACTGCGGTCAAGTACGGGATGAACATCACCCACATCCTGCTCAACAACGGTGAACTGGCGAAGATCAGTGACGAACAGCGGGCCGCCGAGTACGCGGTGTGGCAGACCTCGCTGCACAACCCGGATTTCGCGGCCTTCGCCCGTAACTGTGGTGCGTACGGTGTCCGGGTGGAGGATCCGGCCGACCTCGCCGCGGCCATCACCGAGGCGCTGGACCATCCCGGGCCGGCACTCGTGGAGATCGTCACCGATCCGCAGTCCCGTTAGGAGATAAGCATTTCGGTCAGTCGTGGAACACCGGCGCGTTCGGCGCCCGGACCGTCTGCTGCGGCGCCTTCACCGGCGGGGTGAAGTCCTCCTCGTCGGTGTTGATCGACTTCTCGGTCGGGGTCAGGGTGGGCTCGGTGCTGGTGACGGGTGCTTGTTCAGGGGTATCGCCGTCGGTGCCGCAGGCGGCGGAGAAGCCGATCATCGCGAGGATGGCGGCACCGCCTACCGCTGCCGAGAGCCGTCGGGTCAGGGTATTCGGTGCCATTTCGGTCCCTTGCTCTCTCTGGGTGCGATGAAACGTGTTGCGGCAGTCCTGGTTCAGATCCCGACGTCTACTGTCCTAGTGCTCAACGCTGCGCCGGTACAGGCACATTCCCGTTCCTGATTGCTGCGATATGTGCCGCCGGCAGTCACGGCCACTGGACTATCGTCCCGTGATCAGAATTGACTGGCCCCGCCGTCGACATAGATCTCCGCACCGGTGATGTAGGTGCTGGCGGGCGAAGCCAGGAACGCGACGACCCCGCCTATTTCCTCCGGACGTGCACGTCGCTTCATTGGCACGGTGGCGGTCAGGTCCTCCAGTGCTGCACCGGCTCCCTCGAAGAGCCCGGCCAGCCCGGGTGTCTCGGTGAGGCCCGGGGCGACGACATTGACGCGGATTCTGCGCTCGACGAGTTCGGCCGCCCAGCTTCGGGCCAGGGAGCGGATGGCGGTCTTGGATGCGGCGTAGACGCTGGTGCCTGGGGAAGCCTTCACATCCCCGGCGGATCCACACAGGATCACCGATGCGCCGTCATTCAGCAGCGGAAGGGTGGCCTGGATGGTGAAGATGATCCCGCCGACGTTGGTGTTGAATGTGCGCGCGTAATGGTCCCGCGTGATCTCCCCCAGCGGCGCGACCTCGGCGATACCCGCATTGGCGAAGATGATATCGACGCCGCCTCCCCTGGTATCGATGGTGGCCGCGACGCGGGCGAGGTCGACCGGGTCCGTCACGTCAGCGGCGATGGCGCTGGCGTTCTGGTTACCGATGCCGGCGACAGCGTCGTCGAGAGCGTCCTGGCGGCGCCCGACGAGGACCACATGCGCGCCCTCCTCGGCCAGTGCCCGCGCCGCGGCGAGGCCGATGCCCGATGTCGCCCCGGTGATGAGGGCTGTCCTGCCTGCCAGTGCTGACATTGGATCTCCGCTCTGGTGATGGCCTGCCGCGCTGGGCAGATCAGATAACGATACGATACGTATCGTCTCGGATCAAGACGGTACGTCTCGTGTTGTTTCTGGGGCCAGTGCGGCGTTAGTGTTCTGCCATGCCACCGCTTCCACCCGATCCCAGCCGACGCAACGAGCACTCACGGCGGGCGATTCTCGAGGCGGCGCTGGAACTGGTGGGCGAGCTCGGCTATGACAACGTCTCTGTCGAGGCGATCGCCAAACGGGCGGGCTGCGGCAAGCAGACCATCTACCGCTGGTGGCCGTCCAAGGGCGCGGTGGTCCTCGAGGCCGCCACCCAGAGTCTGAATCCCGTCGTCGTATTCCCCGACTCCGGCGACATGGTCACCGATCTGCGCGAGCAGCTGGTCGGAATCATCGAGCTGATCGCGACCACGAGTTTCGGAGCGGCGTACCGGGGTGTCATCGCCGCCGGTCAGTCCGACCCCGACCTGTTGCAGGCCGTCTTCGAGCAGGTCATCGAACCCAATATCAAAGGGTTCACTGCGCGGGCGGCCCTGGCGCAACAACGCGGCGAGATGCGTCCCGACGCCGACGTGGCAACGCTGCGCGACGTGCTCTACGGGGTCATCGAGTACCGGCTGTTCCACGACATGCCGATCGAGTCCCAACACATCGACGCACTGCTGACGCTCACCTTCGACGGGGTGCGCTGAACGCACGCGCGGCCGCCGACCACAGTGCGTTTCGCACATCAGATTCTGTGAATTCTGCTGCTACTGACCGGATGATTCACCACCTACCCTGAGGAAGTGCCCAGCAGGAACACGCCTCTCGCGGAATTTCTCCGACAGCATCGCGCCAAGGTCCAACCACGCGATGTCGGGCTACCGACGGGAAGCCGGCGCCGGGTGACCGGACTGCGCCGGGAAGAGGTGGCAAACCTGGCCGGTATCAGCGTCGACTACTACCACCGCATCGAACAAGGACGCGAGCGGCCATCCGACCAGGTGCTCGATGCCATCGCCGGCACCTTACGGCTCACACCCGACGCGACCGCATATCTGCGGCATCTGTTGGCGCACTCCACATCCCGGCGCCCGGTCGTCAAGCCGCGACAGCCGGTCAATCCCGCACTGCAGGCCCTGATCGACAGCTGGCAGGTGTCTCCGGCGTGTATTCATGACGGTTCCGCAACCGTGGTGATGGCCAACGCGTGTGCCGCCGCGTTGTCGGCGAGCTTCGCGGTCGGGGGAAACCCGGTGCGCAGCCTGTTCCTCGACGAGGACATGCGTGAGTTCTGCCGGGACTGGGAGGGCCTGACCGCGTGGGCGGTGCGCTGGCTCCGTGACTTCGCGAGCCACCAACCCGATCCCGGGATGGACGCGTTGATCGAGGAGTTGCGCAGTCATAGCGCGCACTTCCGCGCGCTATGGGCCACCTATGACGTCAGGCGTCACGGCCGCGGCCTGCTGTTGATCAACCACCCCCTGGTCGGGCCGCTCGATGTGCACTTCCAACAGCTGGCCCTGCGCGGCAGCGAGTACATCATGGTGGTCTACTGGGCCGACCCTGGCTCGCCGTCGGAAGCTGGGTTGCACGAGTTGAGCGGGTGCGAAGTGCCCGAGGTGGTCTGACACGTCGGTCGGCGTCACATCACATACACCACCACGACGAGCAGCACGGTGGCGAAAAGCACTGTCCGCGCGATGAAAAGCACGGTCTGCTTGAAGAAGTCGCGGTAGCGATCCGGTTCAGCGGGCATACAACGATCGTTGCGGCGCGGGGTACGGGTATCCAGGCAGTGTCAGCACCACCTTTGGCACCCAAATGTTCTGTAAGTTGCGCTTTTCCGCCACACAGAGTGGCCCCTCCGGTACTAGGAAAACTGCTGCCTGGGCCCGGGGTGCGCGACCCCGCCAGGATGATCGGTGAAGTCGCTGACACACACCGCATTCCCACCACCCACGTCATCTTGACGACGGTCGACCACAAGCACACCGAGGAATCACAATGGCTTTCGTCACCGAGGACAACATCACCGATCTGGCCGTCAAGCGTTGGGCGACTGCGCACTCGCCGCGTACGGCCGAACTCATGAGCGTCCTTGTCCGCCACATCCACGACTACTCCCGCGAGGTCGCGCTGACCACCGAGGAGTGGATGGCCGCGGTCGACTGGCTCACGGAGGTGGGCAAGATCAGCACCGACAAGCGCCAGGAATTCATCCTTGCCTCCGACGTGTTCGGCTTGAGCACGCTGGTCGTGCAGATGAACAACCGGTTCCCGGCGCCCGCGACCCCGGCCACCGTGCTGGGCCCGTTCTACATCGACGGCTCCCCGCCGGTCCCGTTCGGATTCGACATGTCCGACGGCGTCGACGGGACACCGCTGTTCATCACCGGCACTCTCACCGACACCGTAGGCACCCCGATCGCCGGTGCGACCCTCGACGTGTGGCAGGCCGACGCCACCGGGACCTACGAAGCGCAGTACGCCGATCTCGACGAAGCCCGACTACGGGCCAAGTACTCCACCCGCTCCGATGGCACCTACTGCGTGCGCACGATCGCCCCGATCGGATACACGATCCCGATGGACGGGCCGGTCGGGCGGCTGATCAGCGCCACGGATATCAGTGCATACCGGCCCGCCCATGTCCACTGTCTGTTCGAGGCACCCGGCTACCACCGGCTGATCACTCATCTCTTCCGGTACGGCACCGACTACCTCGACACCGACGTCGTCTTCGGTGTCAAGGATGAACTCGTCGTCAGCTTCGTCGAGCACCCCGCGGGTATGGGCCCCGACGGCCGGCACGTGGACGAACCCTTCCTGGTGGCCCGCTATGACTTCGTTCTGCAAGCGCTGCGCACCGACCGGTTGTGACCCCGAGATCTAAAGGACAGATCATGAGCACACTCCTGCACCTCGACTCCTCGGTCCGCGCCGAGGGGTCGGTCAGCCGCGCGCTGACAGCTCGCGCGGTTGCCCGTTGGTGTGCAGCCAATCCCGCCGGGAAGGTGACCTACCGCGACCTGGCGGCCGACCCGATACCGCATCTGGATGCCTCGAACGGTCTGGCGTTGATGACCCCGGCTGAGCACCACAATCCCGCCGAAGCCCGGACCTACGCGTTGAGCAGGAAGCTCATCGACGAGATCAGGGCCGCCGACACCGTGGTGTTGGGCATGGCCTTGTACAACTACGCCGCGCCCAGCCTGGTGAAGACCTGGGTCGACCATATCGTCGCCGCCGGGCTGTCGTTCGCCCCTGACGGCACCGGACTACTCACCGGGACGGAGTTCGTCGTGATCGAAAGCCGCGGCGGAAGCTACCGGGAAGGCACTCCCAAGCATGGCTGGGATCACGCGGAATCCTGGATCGCCCAGGCGGTTTCGCTGACCGGATTGGAGCCGCAGATCATCGTGGCCGAGCTGACCATGGCCGCCGCCGACGCGCGTATGGCGCACCTTCGACACCTGGCTCGGGTGAGCCTGGAACGCGCGCACGCGCAGATCGACGCCCTCTGGGCTGTCGAGAGCGAGAGCGTCGCCTGAGGGGCTGATCACCACGTTCGCTACGTGCGCGTGTGCTCAGCCGCGGTCGATGGGCTCGTTCGGGGCCCGGACCGTCTGCTGCGGCGCCGTCACCGGCGGAGTGAAAGGTCCTGGGGCGGGTTTGATCGACTTCTCGGTCGGTGTCAGCGAGGCATCGGCGGTAGCCAACTCGCCCTCTGCTCTTCGGTGCCGTATTCCAGGATGTAATGCTGGCGAGTCCCCGTTTCTGAGTCCACCCGTTTCTAGAGTCGGGTTGGTGTGATCCAGATTCAGTTGATGCTGCAGGCCATCGGGGTGTGGCTACACCTGCAGACCGCAGCGTACTCGGCCGGTGTGCGGTAGCCCAGGGCCGAGTGCCGGTGGCGGTGGTTGTGGTCGGCCTTGAAGTCGCCGATGACCACGCGGGCCTCGAGCAGGGTGTTCCAGTGGTTGCGGTTGAGGCACTCCTTGCGTAGCCGGTTGTTGAACGATTCGATGTGTCCGTTGTTCCACGGCGTGCCCGGTGGGATATACGACATGCCGAATCTCCCGTCGCAGAACTGTTGCAGTGCTTGAGAAATGAACTCCGGACCGTTGTCCATCCGCAGCACCTTCGGTGGCCCGCCCGCCGCGGCGAACACTTTCTTGAGCTCGTCGACGAGCCGCTCGGCAGTGATCGAGCGTTCGACGATGTTGAGCAGCGACACCCTCGTGTGTTCGTCGATCATCGACGCGATCTTGATCGCCTTGCCGTCGATAGTGGAGTCGAACTGGAAGTCGATCGCCCACACCACGTTCGGCGCGTCGGCCACGATCGGCGGTATCGAGGAGATCCCGGCCCGCTTACGCGGACTACGGACCCGCACCTGCAGTCCCTCCTCGCGCCACAGACGGTGGATCTTCTTCTTGTTGACCTCACGGCGCTCGTCGTAGCGCAACGCCGCCCAGGCACGTCGGAACCCATGGCACGGGTGCTTGACCGCGTAGGAGCGCAGCCAGGCCCGCATCTCGGCGTCAGGATCGGCGGGGGTCTGCGACAACGGCAGACGTCGGCAGGTGGAACGGGCCAGCCCAACAGCTTTGCACGCCAACCGTTCCGACATGCCCAACGCGGTGGTGAGCATGTCGACGGCGCGGCGCTTGGCAGCTGGGCTCAGAATTTTCCCTTCGCGACCTCCCGCAAAGCGTCCTTGACCAGCTCGGCCTCGGCGAGCAGGCGCTTGAGGCGCGCGTTCTGCTCACGCAACTCCTTGAGCTCTTTGGCGGCGTCAGTGTCCATGCCACCGTAGGAGCGGCGCCAGTTGTACAACGTCGCCGGCGACACCTCCAGCTCCGCGGCGATCTGCTCGCCGGTCTTGCCTTCGGCAGCCAACTCATCGGCGCGGCGCAACTTGCGCACGATGTCCTCCGCGGAATTCCGCTTCCGACCAGCCATACGTTCATCGTCCCTTCTCGCCCTACATCGGGCTACAGGACTCTAAAACTGGTTGGACTCAGTCAGTGGGAACACGCCAATGCGCCACGATGCCGCTGTGCACCGAGATTCCCAGGCTTAGATCACCCGAATAGCCCTGAGCCTCCAGCACTGCCAGGTCGTGGGCGAAGTGCCACCACCGCCGCCATATTGTTCGGGGATCGAGCAGAGACGTAGTCCGATGATGTCGTCATCGGTTCGTCGGCGGGCGGCCAATGCTGCAGCGGATGACTCCAACGCCCAACGGAGGTCTAGAGCATCATTCAGGTCCTCACCCATCGCGGCGGCGAGCTTCTTGATATCGGTCGAGATCTCGCCCCGGGCGAAACCGTCGCGCTTCCTCAGTCGGCTTGATCGGCAGCTGCCATGGCGGCGCTGTACTCCGTGATGTCGATCTCCTCGGCCTGAACGACCTTGGTGCCGTTGTAGACATCGCGATCGATCTCGTCGTCGGCGTTGGCGACAAGCATCGCCACGAAGGTGTCGCCGTTGACGTTGAGGAACGTGCGGAAGATGCCGGTGAACCAGTCCACGGCGATCAACAGCCCCACCGCCTCGAACGGCAGGCCCAGCGACGTGGCGAGGAACATCGCCACCACCGGGAAGCCGCCGGGGACGGTGATGGTCCCCATGTTGAGCAGGATCGCCAACCCCATCCCTAGTGCGATCTGGCCGAAGCTCAGCTGGATGTCGCCGGCCTGCGCCAGGAACATCACGACGATCATGTAGTTGAGCACGGCCCCGTAGGAGCCCATGGTCAAACCGAGCGACAGCGTGAAGTTCGCGACCTTCTGACTCACCCCCACCTTCTCCACGGTGTTCTTGAGCACCGTCGGGAAGGTGACCGCCGAACTCGTCGTCGTCACCGCAATCACCGTCTGTTCGGCCAGCTTGCTGGGCAGCTTCCACGGGTTCAACCGGGTGCGCACGGCCACGACCACCACGAACAGGGCGAAGAGGATCAGCACACCGAGCAGGGTGGTGCCCAGGTACTTCAGCGCGGTCGTCACCACCGAGAAACCCACGTCGCCCGCCATGTTGGCCAAGAGGCAAAAGACGCCGATCGGCGCGATGTACATCACCAGTCGGATCATCGTCAGCACGATCTGCTGGATCTGGTCGATGAACGAAAGCACGGTGGTGTCACCGGTTTTGGCGACATGGGTTCGCAACGCGATGCCGAACAGCAGCGAGAAGACGATGATCGGGACCATCGTGGCCGTCGACATTGCGTCAAAGATGTTGGTGGAGACGAAGTTCAGCAGGGTCTCCTGCCAGCCCAGCGCCTTGCTCGCCGACTCCTCGAGGCTCGGATCGACCTGTTCGGTGTACACCATGCCGGCGCCGGGGCGGAACACACTGCTGAGCAGCCAGGCCAGCAGGGCGGCGACGAGCGAGAACCCGAGCATCCATTTGACGGTGCGCAGGGCGATCCTGCCGGTGCCCGCACCGGTCATCGACCCGGTGGCCACGATCACCGAGGCCATGACCAGCGGCACAATCGACATCTGGATCAGGCGGATGAACATGTCGCCGATGAACTTCAGATTGGCCGCCCACTCGCCAACGGCCAAGCCGAAGAGGATTCCGGCGATCGCGGCGACGCCGATCTGCAGGGCAGGGTGTCTGAGCGCCTTCATGCAACAGGAACTTAGATCGGTGCCACTACGGCGGTATGCCGCTCAGGTGAAAGCCCCGTTACCGCAGTCTCTAATTTGGGACTGCTTCGGTGT
The DNA window shown above is from Mycolicibacterium confluentis and carries:
- a CDS encoding thiamine pyrophosphate-dependent enzyme — encoded protein: MTSTDHTRDEIDDQQRKSFWHRVADAHDFADGEVRVCPVGVKTVAVTKLHGRYGAIDNRCPHQGGPLGQGTVENDKIRCPWHGFDFDPFTGAAAGGPDYDVPTYAVEARDDGIYVAADTPLPHTRTVSDVLVETMTEWGVDTVFGMVGHSNLGVAEALRRAETAGKIRYFGVRHEGAAAFAAAAYGKLTGRPAACFGIAGPGSTNLLTGLYDAKSDRVPVLALSGNVNSSVAGKGAFQDIDLLAAFDDVAVYSTMVRAGSEHGELMTLALKHAILERGVGHLVIPDDVQVLEAPDQPASGPHGRMPDLRTGPPTAPLQQALEQIAAATRPVVIVGAGARYDMDAVIALAEALNAPVLTTFKAKGQISDTHPLACGVLGRSGTPVASWMMNKADLLLVFGASFSDHTGISPYKPTVQVDTDPLALGRFRPVTVPVLGDVGMCCAALHAGLRMHPEVVDQRAEVAERWAVWRGEKTRRAAARTGRGVPAAAVIEALSDVVPADAVVAVDVGDHAYSFGRYFETEQQLVLMSGYLGSIGFGFPAAMGAWAAAPDRPIVAVTGDGGFGQYLAEITTAVKYGMNITHILLNNGELAKISDEQRAAEYAVWQTSLHNPDFAAFARNCGAYGVRVEDPADLAAAITEALDHPGPALVEIVTDPQSR
- a CDS encoding SDR family NAD(P)-dependent oxidoreductase, which gives rise to MSALAGRTALITGATSGIGLAAARALAEEGAHVVLVGRRQDALDDAVAGIGNQNASAIAADVTDPVDLARVAATIDTRGGGVDIIFANAGIAEVAPLGEITRDHYARTFNTNVGGIIFTIQATLPLLNDGASVILCGSAGDVKASPGTSVYAASKTAIRSLARSWAAELVERRIRVNVVAPGLTETPGLAGLFEGAGAALEDLTATVPMKRRARPEEIGGVVAFLASPASTYITGAEIYVDGGASQF
- a CDS encoding TetR/AcrR family transcriptional regulator produces the protein MPPLPPDPSRRNEHSRRAILEAALELVGELGYDNVSVEAIAKRAGCGKQTIYRWWPSKGAVVLEAATQSLNPVVVFPDSGDMVTDLREQLVGIIELIATTSFGAAYRGVIAAGQSDPDLLQAVFEQVIEPNIKGFTARAALAQQRGEMRPDADVATLRDVLYGVIEYRLFHDMPIESQHIDALLTLTFDGVR
- a CDS encoding helix-turn-helix domain-containing protein → MPSRNTPLAEFLRQHRAKVQPRDVGLPTGSRRRVTGLRREEVANLAGISVDYYHRIEQGRERPSDQVLDAIAGTLRLTPDATAYLRHLLAHSTSRRPVVKPRQPVNPALQALIDSWQVSPACIHDGSATVVMANACAAALSASFAVGGNPVRSLFLDEDMREFCRDWEGLTAWAVRWLRDFASHQPDPGMDALIEELRSHSAHFRALWATYDVRRHGRGLLLINHPLVGPLDVHFQQLALRGSEYIMVVYWADPGSPSEAGLHELSGCEVPEVV
- a CDS encoding dioxygenase family protein encodes the protein MAFVTEDNITDLAVKRWATAHSPRTAELMSVLVRHIHDYSREVALTTEEWMAAVDWLTEVGKISTDKRQEFILASDVFGLSTLVVQMNNRFPAPATPATVLGPFYIDGSPPVPFGFDMSDGVDGTPLFITGTLTDTVGTPIAGATLDVWQADATGTYEAQYADLDEARLRAKYSTRSDGTYCVRTIAPIGYTIPMDGPVGRLISATDISAYRPAHVHCLFEAPGYHRLITHLFRYGTDYLDTDVVFGVKDELVVSFVEHPAGMGPDGRHVDEPFLVARYDFVLQALRTDRL
- a CDS encoding FMN-dependent NADH-azoreductase — its product is MSTLLHLDSSVRAEGSVSRALTARAVARWCAANPAGKVTYRDLAADPIPHLDASNGLALMTPAEHHNPAEARTYALSRKLIDEIRAADTVVLGMALYNYAAPSLVKTWVDHIVAAGLSFAPDGTGLLTGTEFVVIESRGGSYREGTPKHGWDHAESWIAQAVSLTGLEPQIIVAELTMAAADARMAHLRHLARVSLERAHAQIDALWAVESESVA
- a CDS encoding IS3 family transposase (programmed frameshift), which codes for MAGRKRNSAEDIVRKLRRADELAAEGKTGEQIAAELEVSPATLYNWRRSYGGMDTDAAKELKELREQNARLKRLLAEAELVKDALREVAKGKILSPAAKRRAVDMLTTALGMSERLACKAVGLARSTCRRLPLSQTPADPDAEMRAWLRSYAVKHPCHGFRRAWAALRYDERREVNKKKIHRLWREEGLQVRVRSPRKRAGISSIPPIVADAPNVVWAIDFQFDSTIDGKAIKIASMIDEHTRVSLLNIVERSITAERLVDELKKVFAAAGGPPKVLRMDNGPEFISQALQQFCDGRFGMSYIPPGTPWNNGHIESFNNRLRKECLNRNHWNTLLEARVVIGDFKADHNHRHRHSALGYRTPAEYAAVCRCSHTPMACSIN
- a CDS encoding dicarboxylate/amino acid:cation symporter encodes the protein MKALRHPALQIGVAAIAGILFGLAVGEWAANLKFIGDMFIRLIQMSIVPLVMASVIVATGSMTGAGTGRIALRTVKWMLGFSLVAALLAWLLSSVFRPGAGMVYTEQVDPSLEESASKALGWQETLLNFVSTNIFDAMSTATMVPIIVFSLLFGIALRTHVAKTGDTTVLSFIDQIQQIVLTMIRLVMYIAPIGVFCLLANMAGDVGFSVVTTALKYLGTTLLGVLILFALFVVVVAVRTRLNPWKLPSKLAEQTVIAVTTTSSAVTFPTVLKNTVEKVGVSQKVANFTLSLGLTMGSYGAVLNYMIVVMFLAQAGDIQLSFGQIALGMGLAILLNMGTITVPGGFPVVAMFLATSLGLPFEAVGLLIAVDWFTGIFRTFLNVNGDTFVAMLVANADDEIDRDVYNGTKVVQAEEIDITEYSAAMAAADQAD